TGCTGCATGTTGATGCCGGCCAGCGGCGCCGGCAGCTGACGCAGATATCCAGCGGGCGCCCCCACCAGGCTGCACATCTGGCCGAACGACCAATGGGTTGGTGCGACCGGCTCGTCGCGGCCGGGCACGATCAAGGACATCCGCTCGGCATCGTCGCGGCTCGCCTCGACACGCAGGTTTCGGGTCTCGACGGTGCGCGCGGTGGCGCGGTCCGCCCGCGCGCGAACAGCACCGTAGAGGGCGCTCAGCGAGAGGTAACGCTCGTCGTCAGGCCGGGAAAACCACTCGGATGACACCCGGCCGATGCGCTCGCCACGCGAGATATCGACCTTATAGGCACCCGTCACACTCGAGAGGGGAGTCTTGCCGATGGCCGGGCTGGGCGCGCTACTACGGCTCTGGGGAACAACACTTTGGTTCATGGGACTTCTCCGCGACAGGCCGGCCAAGAGCCTCTCTCTCAGCCTACATGCCCGTCGCGGAAAACCGCTCGGCACTCTCCCTCTCAAAACCTGGCCACGCCGTCGTTTGCGCGACGAAACCCGCCGTCTGGGCAAACCTGCGTATCGCCGACCCTGAAGCCATCTCAACTCGACGCCGCGACTCATGGGTCACCGCCAAGATCTTGCCCTCCAATCTCCTCATGCGCGCGCTGGCCGGCGCGCGCGCAAGTATTTGCCGCAAATATTTCGATAAAAGCACCAATCGTCAGCATTCGCGCGATGGACAGCATCAGCATCTCCCCCGCGTCCCATGGCCACCCTACTGAGTAGAATGTTGATTTCGCGTAGCAGTGCGGTTTGACAGCAATGGAAGCCAAGATCGTTCCCCTACCAATACCTGACGGGTCGCCACACGACGGGCTGCGCTTTACGCCAGATGGCACGGGGCTGGACCCACGGCTGGTCGCGATGGTGCGATTACTCGCTAGACAGGCGGCCGATGCGTATTATGATGAGACGACGGCGCCGATAGAGGATCATCTGTCGCGGCGCTGAGAAGGAGGCTCATGCCGAAGGTCGCCTTGTATGCCCGCTATTCGTCGGAGAACCAGCGCGATACCTCGATCGAGGACCAGTTGCGGCTGTGCCGGTTGCACGCCGAAAAGCAGAGCTGGACGATCGTCGATAGCTACACCGATCGGGCGATCTCTGGCGCATCCCTGCTTCGGCCGGGCATCCAGGAACTGATCCAGGACGCGACGCGCGGCCGGTTCGAGATCGTCCTTGCCGAGGCGATGGACCGGCTTTCACGCGATCAGGAAGATATCGCCGGTCTGTTCAAGCGCATGCAGTTCGGCGGCGTGCGCATCGTCACCCTTTCGGAGGGCGATGTCACTCACTTGCATATCGGCCTGAAGGGCACGATGAACGCCCTGTTCCTCAAGGATTTGGCCGACAAAGTGCGGCGCGGCCTGCGTGGCCGGGTCGAGCACGGCAAGTCCGGCGGTGGCAATGCCTACGGCTACGACGTGGTCAAGAAGTTCGCTGCTAATGGCGACCCGGTACGGGGCGATCGGACGATCAACGAGGCTGAATCCTCGATAATCCGCCGCATATTCGAGGACTATGCCGGCGGCAAATCGCCCAAGCGCATCGCGACGGAGTTGAACCGGGACCGGATCAAAGCGCCCAGTGGCGGCGACTGGGGTTTCAGCACGATCAACGGCAACCTCAAGCGCGGCAATGGCATCCTCAACAACGAAATGTATATCGGCCGGCTGGTCTGGAACCGGCAGCGGTTCATCAAGGATCCTGATACCGGCAAGCGGGTCTCGCGGATGAACCCGCAATCGGAATGGATCACCCTGGACGTGCCCGAACTACGGATTATCGACCAGGATTTATGGGACCAAGCCAAGGCACGGCAGCGCTCGGTCAAGGCTGACCGTGAGACCGGCGATTCCAACCGTCTGCATGAACGCCAGCGGGGCAAGTACCTGCTCACCGGCCTCACCAAATGCGGCAGCTGTGGCGGCGGCTATTCGATGGTATCGGCCGATCTCGTCGGCTGCTCGACGGCGCGCAACAAGGGCACGTGCGACAATCGGCTGAACATTCGGCGCAACCAGCTCGAAGCCCGAGTACTGACGGCGCTGAAAGACCATCTGATGAACCCGGAGCTATTTGCCGTGTTCTGCGACGAGTTCACTCGACGTATGAATGAACGGAGGATAGAGGCGAGCACAAACATCAACGCTGCACAATCAGAAATCCCGCGGATCGAGCGAGATCTTGAGCGATTGGTAGATCGCTTCCTGAAGGATGATGGTGCCGCTGACGCTCTGCACGCCCGAATGAAACAACTTGAAGGGCGCAAGCGGGAGCTACAGGAATTTCTTGCTTCTGCCGAGACACCACCGCCTGTGCTGCACCCGAGCATGGCCGTGATTTACCGCGAGCGAGTTGCGGCACTTCATGAGGCTCTCCAGCAAGACGAAACCCGAGCGCAGGCGGCCGAGGTCATCCGTTCACTGGTGTCCGAGATCGTGTTGACGCCGGCGGGCGGATTACTCGAGATCGACGTTGGGGGCGATCTGGCAGGCATTCTGACGATTGCGGCGGCTGGAAAACAGCAAAAGAGCCCGTCCCTTGCGGGTACGGGCTCTGATGGATCGCAAGTCATGATGGTTGCGGGGACAGGATTTGAACCTGTGACCTTCAGGTTATGAGCCTGACGAGCTACCGGGCTGCTCCACCCCGCGGTGG
This genomic interval from Acidiphilium multivorum AIU301 contains the following:
- a CDS encoding recombinase family protein; the encoded protein is MPKVALYARYSSENQRDTSIEDQLRLCRLHAEKQSWTIVDSYTDRAISGASLLRPGIQELIQDATRGRFEIVLAEAMDRLSRDQEDIAGLFKRMQFGGVRIVTLSEGDVTHLHIGLKGTMNALFLKDLADKVRRGLRGRVEHGKSGGGNAYGYDVVKKFAANGDPVRGDRTINEAESSIIRRIFEDYAGGKSPKRIATELNRDRIKAPSGGDWGFSTINGNLKRGNGILNNEMYIGRLVWNRQRFIKDPDTGKRVSRMNPQSEWITLDVPELRIIDQDLWDQAKARQRSVKADRETGDSNRLHERQRGKYLLTGLTKCGSCGGGYSMVSADLVGCSTARNKGTCDNRLNIRRNQLEARVLTALKDHLMNPELFAVFCDEFTRRMNERRIEASTNINAAQSEIPRIERDLERLVDRFLKDDGAADALHARMKQLEGRKRELQEFLASAETPPPVLHPSMAVIYRERVAALHEALQQDETRAQAAEVIRSLVSEIVLTPAGGLLEIDVGGDLAGILTIAAAGKQQKSPSLAGTGSDGSQVMMVAGTGFEPVTFRL